TGAGCGCGTCTTCAAACTGCGCTTTGCCGAAGGCGCGGACATAGCTGTCGGGGTCGTGCTCTTCGGGCAGAAACAGAAAATGCAGCGATTTGCCGTCTTTGAGCTGGGGCAGGGCGTTTTCCAGCGCGCGCCATGCGGCTTTGCGCCCTGCCGCGTCGCCGTCGAAACAAAAATAGATGTCGTCGGTCTGCCGCATGAGGATTTTGACGTGTTCGGCGGTGGTAGCCGTGCCCAGTGCGGCCACGCCGTAGCCGATGCCGAACTGCGACAGGGCGACTACGTCCATATAGCCTTCCACCACCAAAATCCGCCCCGCGTCTTTGATGGCGGCACGCGCTTCGTAAAGGCCGTAGAGGTTTTTGCCTTTGTCAAACAGCGGCGTGTCGGGCGAATTGAGGTATTTGGGCTTGGAGTCGTCGAGCACGCGCCCGCCGAAGCCGATCACCTGCCCGCGTATGTCGCGGATGGGGAACATAATCCGGTGGCGGAAACGGTCGTAATGGCGGTTTTGCTCTTCGTTGTGTATCACCATGCCGCTATCAATGAGCGGGCTGCTCGGATAGGGCCGGAACACCTGCGCGAGCGGCTGCCAGCCCTCGGGCGCGTAGCCCAAGCCGTAGTGCGCGATGATTTCCGCGCTCAGGCCGCGCGTGTTCAGATATTGTTGCGCGGCGGGGGAGGATTTGAGCTGCTGCGCGTAAAAAGAAGCGGCGGCGGCGGTGGTTTCTTCGAGGGTCTGCTGCGTTTTTTTGCGCTGCGCCCGCGCTTCGGGATTGTCGCTGCGGCCGCGCGTTTGCGGCACGACCATGCCGACGCGGTCGGCCAGATACTGCACGGCCTCGGGAAACGACAGCCCCTGATGTTCCATCACAAAGCCCACCGCCGAGCCGTGTGCGCCGCAGCTGAAGCAGTGGTAAAACTGCTTGGTGGGGCTCACCGAAAACGACGGTGTTTTTTCTTTGTGAAACGGGCAGCAGGCCATGTAGTTCGCGCCGCTTTTTTTCAGCGGCACTTGTTGGTCGATAATATCGACAATATCGACTTTGGACAGCAGCTCGTCTATGAAATCGGATGGAATCATGGGGCGGGAATACGGAGGCCGCCCGCTTTGCAGGGGCGGCGTTATTGCAAGGTGCGGCCGGTGTTTTCAGACGGCCTGTTTCATTCTTGTTCTTCGTTGTCGCTGTTTTTGCAGAAGAAATAGGCGTAAACGGAGCGGAAGACGAGCAGGGCGGGCACGGTGGCGATCATGCACAGGAAAAACCGGCCGCCGTCGATGTAATCGAAAACGAACAGGCCGCCGAAAACAAGGCTGGCGGCGAAGGTTACGAGGATGACCATTATGGTGAAGGCGCGGTGGTTCACGGCGTTTTCCTCCGGTTGCGAAATAAGGCAAGGATACTGAAAAAAGGCTGCCGCCGCCATGCGAAAAGGCCGTCTGAAAACGGGTTTGGCTTCATTTGAAGCACCGTTTTAAGACGGCCTTTTGGCTTATTGCGCGGCGGGGGCGGCGTATTCCTCAAAGCCTTCCACTTCGAGGCCGAAGCCGGTGAGGCCATTCATGGAGGAGGGTTTGCCCATCACGCGCATTTTTTTCACACCGAGGCCGGCGAGGATTTGCGCGCCGATGCCGTAGGTTTTCCTGTCCCATTTTTTGATTTGGAAGGCGTTTTTCGGCAGGGTGCGTTCGAGCAGCGACGCGCCGTCTTCGGTGCGGTGCAGCAGGATGGCGACGCCGCTTTCGCACGTTTGCAGGCGTTCGAGCACGGCGGGCAGCGGCCAGGAGTGGCCGGGGGCGGTGTGCAGGAAGTCCATCACGCCGAAGGGTTCGTGCACGCGCACCAGGGTTTCGCGCTCGGGCAGGATGCGGCCTTTGACCAGGGCGAGGTGGGTTTCGCCGGTGAGTTTGTCCACATAAACGTGCTGGCGGAACGCGCCCCAGGGGGTGCGGATTTCGCTGTCGCCCATTTCTTCGAGCAGGCTTTCGGTGCGGCTGCGGTATTCGATGAGGTCGGCGATGGTGCCGATTTTGATGTTGTGTTCGGCGGCGAATTTTTTCAGCTCGGGCATCCGCGCCATGGTGCCGTCGTCGTTGAGGATTTCGCAAATCACGCCGGCGGGGATGAGGCCGCACATCCGGGTGAGGTCGACGGCGGCTTCGGTGTGGCCGGCGCGCACCAGCACGCCGCCTTTTTGCGCGCGCAGCGGGAAGATGTGGCCGGGCTGGACGATGTCTTCGGGGCGCACGGCCGGCGAGACGGCCGTGCGGATGGTGTGGGCGCGGTCGGCGGCGGAAATGCCGGTGGAGATGCCTTGCGCCGCTTCGATGGACACGGTGAAGTTGGTGCCGTATTGCGCGCCGTTTTTCTGCGTCATCTGCGGCAGGTTGAGCCGGTCGACCAGCTCGTCGGCCATCGGCAGGCAGACGAGGCCGCGTGCGTGTTTGATCATAAAGTTGACCGCCTCGGGGGTAACGGACTGGGCGGCCATAATCAGATCGCCTTCGTTTTCGCGGTCTTCGGCGTCGGTGATGATGACCATTTTGCCGGCTTTGATGTCGGCGAGGATTTCGGGAATGGGGGAAACGGCGGCGGTCATGGCGGCTTCTTTCGTGGGTGGGTGCAAAAGCGGCGGATTGTATGCGCGGGGCGGGGGAATGGCAATGAGGCCGTCTGAAAAACAGTTTTCAGACGGCCTTTTGGCGGCATGGAACGCGTGCGTCGCCTTGGGCGGCACGCCCTGCGTATGGTTCATGATGCCGGTGGAAACGGTGGGTCAAGACCCACCCTACGGGCTTTTTGGCCGCATAGGCTGCGTGCGTGGCTGCGCCACACACTCTGCGTTTGGGGCGGCATGGGTCGGATGGTAAGAGGCCGTCTGAAAAACCGGTTTTGGCTGTGCCGAAGCTGCGCTTTCAGACGGCCTCTTGCTTTATTTCTGCGCTTCTTTCAGCTCGCGGCGCAGGATTTTGCCGACATTCGATTTGGGCAGTTCGTCGCGGAATTCGATGTCTTTGGGCACTTTGTAGGCGGTCAGCTCGGTGCGGCAGAAGGCGGTGAGTTCTTCTTTGGTGAGGCTGGGGTCTTTTTTTACGACGAACACTTTGAGGGCTTCGCCGGTTTTGTCGCTGGGCACGCCGATGCAGGCCACTTCCAGCACTTTGTCGTTGTGGGCGATGACTTCTTCGATTTCGTTGGGGTAAACGTTGAAGCCGGATACGACGATGAGGTCTTTTTTGCGGTCGACCAGTTTGAACCAGCCTTTTTCGTCCATGACGGCGATGTCGCCGGTTTCGAGGAAGCCGCGCGGGTCGATGGCTTTGGCGGTTTCTTCGGGTCTGTTCCAATAGCCCTGCATCACCTGCGGGCCTTTCACCCACATTTCGCCCGGCTGCCCCTGCGGCACGGTGTTGCCCTCTGAGTCGCGCAGTTCGATTTCGGTGGAGGGGATGGGCAGGCCGATGCCGCCGCTGTATGTTTCGATGTTCAAGGGGTTGCAGCAGACGCCGGGGCTGGCTTCGGTGAGGCCGTAGGCTTCGACGATGGGGGTGCCGGTGATGCGTTTCCATTTTTCGGCCACGGCCTGCTGGGTGGCCATGCCGCCGCCGAGGGTGAGGCGCAGGTTGTTGAAATCAAGTTCGGCGAAGGCGGGGTTGTTGACGAGGCTGTTGAAGAGGGTGTTCACGCCGACAAAGACGCTGACGCGCTCTTTTTTCATGTCGCCGAGAAAGGCTTTCATGTCGCGTGGGTTGGTGATGAGGACGATTTTGGAACCGGCGTCGGTGAAGATCATTAGGTTTACGGTGAGGGCGAAAATGTGGTAGAGGGGCAGGGCGGCGATGACGGTTTCTTCGCCCTGGCGCAGGCGGTTTTTGATCCATTCGGCCGCCTGCATCATGTTGGCGCAGATGTTGCCATGGCTGAGCACCGCGCCTTTGGCCACGCCGGTGGTGCCGCCGGTGTATTGTAAAAAGGCGGTGTCGGAGCGGGTGAGTTCCACTTTTTGGAAGGGCTGCGCCGCGCCTTGTTTCATGGCCGTCTGAAAGGGGATGGCGTTTTTGATGTGGTAGGCGGGCACCATTTTTTTGATTTTGCGCACCACAAAATTGATGATGCCGCCTTTGATTGCGCCGAACATGTCGCCGACGGAGGCGACGATGACGTGTTTGACTTGGGTGTTCGGCAGCACGGCTTGGAGGGTGGCGGCGAAGTTTTCCAGTACGACGATGACGGACGCGCCGCTGTCTTTGAGCTGGTGTTCGAGTTCGCGCGGGGTGTAGAGCGGGTTGGTGTTGACGACCACCATGCCCGCCTGCAACGCGCCGAACAGGACGACGGGGTATTGCAGCAGGTTGGGCAGCATGATGGCGATGCGCTCGCCGCGCGGCAGTTTGAGCACGTTTTGCAGGTAGGAGGCGAAGTCGGCGATGAGCTTGGCGGTTTCGGCGTAGGTGAGCGTTTTGCCCATGTTTTGAAAGGCGGGCTTGGTGGCGAATTTGGCCGCGCTTTGGGCGAATACGTCGGTGATGGATTTGTAGCGGGTGATGTCGATTTCGGCGTTGATGCCGGGTTCGTAGCTGTTGAGCCAGGGTTTTTCCATGTCGGGTCTTTCTTGGTGTTTTGAAAAACAGGGTTGAGGCCGTCTGAAAACCTTTTTTCAGACGGCCTCACTGTTTATGCCGCCGCCGCGCCGCTTTCGGGTATTTTCAGGCCGAGCAGGCGGATTTGGGCTTTGTTGTCGAGCTCTTTCACGGTGATTTGGAAGCCGTCGATGAGGATGCGGTCGCCCGCCACGGGCATGTCGCCGAAGTGGCGGCGGAAGAGTTCGTCCAGCCGCAGGCCGCGTTCGGCTTCGTCCACCGGCAGGCCGTACACTTCGGCCAGGTCGCCCACTATTGTGTCGGGGTTGAGGTTGAACGCGCCGAAGAAGTTGCGCTCGGCGGTGTCGGCGGCGGCAAACTGCTTGGCGAAGTCGTCGCCGAGTTTTTCGTCGAGGATGTACCACACGATGTCGCCCGCCTGCATCTGGGTGCTGGGCTGCACGTTTACCGTCTGCCCGCCGCGTATCAGCGCGAAGATTTGGCCGTCTGAAAAACGGTCGCGCGTCATCGCCGAAGGATGGCTGCCCGCCGCCTCCGAGCCGTCCTCCACTTTGAACGACTGCAAACTCACCGCCAGCTTGTCGGCCAGCCAGATTTCGCGCTGTGCCAAAGGCTCGGGGCGCGGCGGCAGCACCACTTTGAGCACGCGGGCGAAGAAGGGGATGGTGGTACCCTGGATCAGCAGCGACAGAATCACCACGGCAAAGGCCACGTCGAACAGCATCAGCGCGTCGGGCACGCCTTCCATCAGCGGGGCGATCGCCAGCGTGATCGGCACCGCGCCGCGCAGGCCGACCCAGCTGATGTAGGCCACTTCGCGCGGTTTGTAGCGGAAGAATTTGAGCGAGGTCCACACCGCGATCGGGCGGGCGACGAGTATCAGGAAGGCGGCGATGACCACGGCGTGCAGGCCGTTTTCCAACAGCCGCGCGGGGCTGACCAAAAGGCCGAGCACCAAAAACATCGATGCCTGCGCCAGCCAGGCCAGGCCGTCCATCACGTTTAAAACGTGTTCGGTGGAGCTGTTGCGCGAGTTGCCGATAAACACGCCGGCCAGATACACGGCCAGAAAGCCGCTGCCGCCCAAAAGATTGGCGGTGGCGAATACCAGCAGCCCGCCCGAGGCGATCAGGATGGCATACAGCCCCTCGGCCAGGCGGATGCGTTCGAGCATACGCGCCAAAACCTTGCCCGCCAGATAGCCCAAAAGAAGCCCCAGCCCGAGCTGGCGCGCCAGCAGCGTCAGCATGGAGGAAAACCCCGTTTCGGCGGGGTTCATAATCAGACCGATCAGCGCGCTCACCAGCAGGATGGCCATCGGGTCGTTGCAGCCGCTTTCCAGTTCCAGCGTGGCGAGGATGCGCGAATTGAGGCGCACGCCGCTGCTGCGCATCAGGGAAAACACCGCCGCCGCGTCGGTCGAGCCGACAATCGCCGCCATCAAAAGCCCCATGCGCCAGTCGATATGGAGGAAGAAGGTGGTGAACGCGCCCAGCAGGGCGACGGTGGCAATCACGCCCCAGCTGGCCAGCACGGCGGCCGGTTTGAGCGCGAGGCGGAAGCTGTCGAACTTGGTGCGCAGGCCGCCGTCGAGCAGAATCACCGCCAGCGCAAGCTGGCCGATCATATTGGCGGCGGCGAAATTGTCGAAATGGATGCCGCCCAAACCCTCGTCGCCCGCCAGCATGCCCACGCCGAGGAACACCAACAGCAGCGGCATGCCGAAACGGGTGGACACGCGCGAGGCGACGACGCTGATAAACAGCAAAAGGGCGATGATCAGGAAAAAAGTATTGACGGATGACTCCACGGACGGGCTTTCTGCGGTTGCGGGTTATCGGGCGTGTCGGCAATTAAATTTGCAGCGGATTTCGCGGCAAAAAAACGGGCGGATTCTAGCACATGAATACGCACTATCAGCTATCGAGGCCGTCTGAAAACATCACGGCAGGTGTTTTCAGAAACGTCATCTCCGTGCAGGCGGGGACGGCCTCTGCGTTTATTCGGGGTCGGGATCGTCGCTAAACGCATGGGCGCGGAATATCGGAATGAAGCCGTACAGATAAAGCGCAAACGCCGCCATCGCCAGCGCGGCGGGAACTGTGATTAAAAACAGCGGATGATACGCCGACAGCACGGCGCGGCTGAGCGCGGCGGCGGCCAAACAGGCAAACGCGGCGCGGGCGGAGGCGGGGTAATCGAGGCGGGCAAACCCGCTGTGGCGCAGGCCGGCAGTGAGAAAAACCAGCATGATGGCACCGCACATCGCGCCGAGGGTAATCAGGTGCAGCGGCGCGCCCTGCCCCCTGCCGAGCAGCGTGTTCGCGCCCAGCCACAGATAACCCGCAGCGGCGGCAAGCTGGATGAGGTAGTAAAACGCCACATAATGTTTGCGCAGCAGTTCCCAATGGTGCAGCTCGCGCAGTTTCGCCAAAATCACAAAGCCGACGGCCAAAGCCATAAACCCTACCGCCTCGGGCGGCAGCCGCAACTCGGCGGCGGCATACAGCAGCAGAAACAAGATGGCCATGTTTTTATAGACAAAATTGGGGATGAACACCGGGTCTTTCAGACGGCATGATTTGAGTGCCTCCGCGCCCAAAACCACGCTCACGCGGAAAGACACCAGCATCACGGCGGCGATGTTGAGATGAACCAGCGTGCGCAAAAAACGCCAATCTGCGGTGCAGGCAAAGGTCGTCTGAACGAGGGCAAACAGCAAAAGCAGCAGCAGGATGGCGAACTGATCGGTATTGCGCCCGCGCCATGCCAGCCAAGTGCAGAACGAAAACAGAATTGCCCAAGCCGCCGCCACGGCAAACGCAGCCGCCTGCGGGAAAAACGGCAGTGCAAGGGCGGCAAAGGCCAGCGGCGCGGCGAGCGTGAAAGCGATGGTTTTCAGACGGCCTTTATAGTCTGTCCAGTCTGGAAATGCGGTTAACAAAAAACCGCTGTACGCGCACACCGGCAAAAGCTGCAAAAACACCAAGCGGTGAAACACCACCACATCGCTGCGCAGGAAAAACGCCGCCGCGCCGAATACCACCGCCGCTGCCGCCGCCGTGAAAAACGGGCGCATGGGATGAGTGAAAAATTGACCGGTATTCAATTTAAAACCTTTGCGACATTTCCGGCAAAAGGCCGGTAAAAAATGCCGTCATTCCCGCGCAGGCGGAAATCTTGGCGGACGGCAGGCCATATTTTGCAACACACGCCATCGTTAAAATGCTGACAAGATTCCCGCCTGCGCGGGAATGACGACACTGGGGAAACCCCAAATCTATCAAACTATTCATAATATCGAATCCCGCCAAATTCCCGTGCCACGGCGGCTTCTTCGTAGGCCGAACCGCGCACCGACAGCGGCTCGGGCAGCAGAATGGTTTTTTCCACGCCCATGCCTTTGGGGGCAAGCAGCAGGATTTCGCGGCTCAAACGCGCGGCCTCGAAACGGTCGTGCGTTACCAGCAAACAAGCCCAGCCTTCGCGCTCGATTTTTTCCGCCAGCATGGCCGCCAGAATATCGCGCAAATCCCTGTCCAGCCCCACAAAAGGCTCATCGAGCAAAGCCAAATCGCAGCCGCACAGCATCAGCCGCAAAAACGCCACCCGTTTGGCCATACCGCCTGAGAGTTCGGCCGGATATTTGTGCAGATCGCCCGCCGTGAGGCCGACTTTTTCCGCCAGTGCAACGATTTCACCTTCATTGGCACGCTCCATAAACACTGCGATATTCTGCATCGCCGTGAGGTTGTCCAACAGGCGGTTTTCCTGAAACAGAAAACCCGTTTTGCGGAACGTGTTTTCCAAGCGGCCGGATTTGGGCGTTTCCAGCCCCGCCACCAGCCGCAGCACCGTGGTTTTGCCGCAGCCGCTGGGGCCGAACAGCGTTTTCACTTCGCCCGCAGCGAGCGTGAGCGAAAAATCGCGCACCACCGCGTCGCGCAGAATCTCAAAGCGCAGATGTTCGATTGCCAGCATCAGCGTCTCCACGGCATAAACAGAATTTCCAAAGGCTTGATGATCAGATAGTCGAACAAGGCGACAAACGCAATCACCAGCACCACATAAGCCATCACGGCGGATGTTTCCAGCATCGCCCGCGCATCGGCAATCCGCGCCCCGATGCCCTCGCTTGCGCCCAAAAGCTCGGCCATAATCACCACCTTCACCCCCATCGCCACCGCCACGCCGATGCTCGAAATCAGATAGCCCGTGAGGTGCGGCAGATAGAGATAACGGATTTTTTTCAGACGGCCTAAACGGTAGGCGTCAAACAGCTCTTCGTTTTTCTTGTCCACGCTCGCCATCCCCACCGCCGCGCTTGCAAACGTGAGCGGCGCAACCAGCACAATCACGGCAAACAGCACGCTCGGATTGCCGAAACCGAACCAAAACAAAGCCATCACCACCCAAATAATCGGCGGCATCGCCAGCAGCACCGTCATCAGCGGTTTGAGCAAGGCCATCGCCGTTTTAAACCGCCCAGCCGCCAGCCCCGCCGCCACGCCCGACACCAGCGCAATCCCGATGCCCGCCGCCGCCCGCCACAGCGACACGCCGATTTCGGCGGTTTGAAACTGTTTGAGCAAATCCCAAGCGTGCGCAAACACTTCCGAGGGCGCAGGCAGCATAAACGCGCCGAACACCGCACTGCCCCACGCCCACAATGCCACCGCCGCCATCGCCACGCCCAAGCCCGCAAAGCCGCTCCAAAGGTAGTCGGCAATGTAAAACAACACAGGCTGCGGCTTGCGGATTTTGTCGGTTTTGATCATGGCGGTTTGGTTTTTCGGGATACAGGCCGTCTGAAAGTGCGGCTTTGGCAAAGTCGGAAACAGTTTCAGACGGCCTCTCAGTTTATTCGGACAGGATTCTGTGGACGGCTTTGGCGATAAATGCTTCGTAATCGTTGCATATCAGGCCGATGCCGAAAGACGCGGCAACGGGCGCGGTGCGTAGGGTCAGTCCGTCGTTTTGCGCCAGCTTGAGGTACCGCCGCACATAGTCGTCTTTGTCGGCCGGTGCGTCGGTTTCGGGTAGATCGATAATGTAAAGCAGCGTTTTTGCGGGCGGGTGCACCCATGCCGAGTTGTTGTCGTACGACAGCTTCTGGTATTTGTCCAAATGACGGGCATTGAAGGTTTCCCATTTGCTGAATCCGCCGTTGTTTTTGTAATACGGCAGCCTGGACGGAATGATGAAAATCTGGAAATAGGGAATGCGCCTGCTTTGGATATTGGCGGTTTCGCCAAGCATGTTTTCAAAGTAGTTGTTGGCGTTTTGCGCGTAGTTCTGCATCACGAACTTGACGGCGATGCCTGCCACAGCGCGGTTTTGGCTGTCTGTTACGGTAATATCCACATTTTTGTCGATATACCGCCCTTCGATCTGCCCCTCTTTGCCGTTGCCGTAGCCAAGCGACTGTACGGTGTAATCCGCGCCCAGCCGTGCGGCCAAATCTGCGGCTATCGCGCCGTGCAGGATTTTCAGTTTTTCATTGCTGCGCGAATGGGTTTGCAGGAATTTGACAAACGATGCCTGTAAAACGCCCAGAAAACGATTGTTGTCCATTGCCGTTTCTTTCTCTTGATTTATTTAAAACAATGCGCTCTGCGCTGCGGGTGCGAAAATTGGGAACTCTTTGATTTGTTTGGTGGAAACCGATTTGTAGCCGCCGGAGAAATCTTTACCGGTAAGGCGCACATAGTGAAAGAACTCGGGCGAGGAAAGGGTGTCGGCCAACAGCTGCCAGTCGCTGTGCTCAGACTTGGCGGCAATCAGAATACCCGAATAAACGCAGACTTTCTCCGGCAGCCTGAAAAACCGTATTTGATCGTAAACCAGTGTGCTCAATACGGTTTTTTCTTTGTCTGCGCTTTGGATGCCCTGGCTGCGTCCGAATTCGTACCATGCGGTTCTGTCGTCCAAATCGCGTTTCAACAGTTCTTCTTTATGGCTTGCCAGATAGGTGTAGCCCAAAGGGAAACGTGAAGCCAGCTCGTCTTCGGTGTAGGGCGTCTGCCGTCCGTTTGCGCTTTTGTAATAAGGGAAAACAATCCGCTCGGCTTCGTCGTGCAGGCTGCCTTTGTAGCGCGATCCTTTGACGATTGGGCGCAGGAGGGCGGTTTCGACGATCGCGCCGTTGAAGTCGGATGTGCCGTCGCCCCGGTCTGCCGCGCGGCCGATGAAGATTTTGTCGCGCAGGGTGGCAAAGCCGTATTGGATGTCGAAAAAGTCGCCGAGCCGTGCGTTTTTGCCGTCGGCAAGCCGCTGCAAAAACCGGCTGCTTTCGGGGGCGGACAACGCCCAGCGGGTGCTGTCGAGCGTGGCAAAAGGGATGCGGTTGACGGTTTTCAGACGGCCTGCCTCATACTCGGCGTAATCAAAGCATTCGGCATTTTTCCGTGCGAAGTCCATTATGGTAATCGCGGTGTAGGTGGAAAAGCCCGCGAACACTTTTTCCGCTTTCAGGTCGCACAGCGTTTTCAGGCTGCCCTGTTGCCGCAAAAAGGCGCGGAAACGGCGGTAGGAGGTGTTGTAGAGAAAGCTGTTGGGTGTGATGAAACCGAGTTTGCCGTCGGGTTTGAGCATAGCAAACGCCGTCTCGAAAAACACGGGATACATATCGGTTGTGCCGACGGCAAATTGGAAATGCCGTTTGATAAACCGGCGGGTGTCTTCGGGCAAGTTGTGGACGCGGACATAGGGCGGGTTGCCGATCACCCAGTCAAATGTCTGCGGGTAGTTTGCGTAAAGATGCAGGGTATCGCCGTGCATGATTTGCCATTGCACGCGAACGCTGCCGAGTGTTTCGGAAACTATTTTATCTAATCTCGCCAAGCATTTGTGCCACATGTCTTCGTCGATTTCAATGCCGAAGATATATTTTGACAAGTCGGCGGCGGTTTGCTCCGGCGTCATACGCGCTTCTTTGGCGGCGGCGATATAGCGGCGCACGATTTCGGTTAGAAATGCACCGTCGCCGCAGGAAGGCTCCATGACAAAGCGGCCTAAAACCGCACAGCCCGAGTATCCGCACGCATCCAAAATGGCGCAGACGATGTGATGCGGCGTGAGCACCTGTCCGAGTGTTTTAGCTTTGTCCATATTCTTGCTTTCAGACGGCCACGGCGGCTTTGATGTGCGGGTGCGGGTCGTAGCCGGTGAGTGTGAAGTCGTCAAATGTGAAGGCGGAAATGTCGCGAACGGCGGGATTCAGCGTCATTTTCGGCAGGGTTCGCGGTTCGCGGGTGAGTTGCAGCTTGGCCTGCTCGAAGTGGTTGCGGTAGAGATGGGCGTCGCCGAGGGTGTGGACGAATTCGCCCGCTTGCAGGCCGCATACTTGGGCGGCCATCATGGTTAGGAGGGCGTAGCTGGCGATGTTGAAGGGCACGCCGAGGAAGATGTCGGCGCTGCGCTGGTAGAGCTGGCAGGAAAGTTTGCCGTCGGCCACGTAAAACTGGAACAGGGCGTGGCAGGGGGGCAGCGCCATTTCGTCCACGAGGGCGGGATTCCAGGCGGAAACAATCAGGCGGCGGCTGTCGGGATTGGCTTTAATCTGCGCGATTACGTTGGCGATTTGGTCGATGTGGCGGCCGTCGGGGGCGGGCCAGGAACGCCACTGGTAGCCGTACACGGGGCCGAGTTCGCCATTTTCGTCGGCCCATTCGTCCCAGATGCTTACTTGGTTTTCGTGCAGGTAGCGGATGTTGGTGTCGCCGCGCAGAAACCACAGCAGTTCGTGGATGATGGAGCGCAGGTGGAGCTTTTTGGTGGTTAGGAGCGGGAAGCCGTCCTGCAAATCGAAGCGCATCTGGTGGCCGAACACGGAGCGGGTGCCGGTGCCGGTGCGGTCGGATTTGTCGGTGCCGCTGTCGAGGACGCGGCGCATCAGGTCGAGGTATTGGCGCATGTTTTTCCTGTTTGTGTTGCCTGTGTTGAGGCCGTCTGAAAGGTTTCAGACGGCCTTTTGCGGGGTTTACCAATAGGTAACGAATTGTTCCAAATTGGTGTTTTTTTCTTCTTTCGGGAAGCTGTGCTGCGCGGTGCCGACCATGATGAAGCCGATGATGCGGTCTTTTTCGCCGCAGCCCATTTCTGCGCGCAAGACGGGGCTGCCGCACCACAGGCCGGTGATCCAGACGTTGTCGTAGCCCAGCGCGTTGGCGGCAAGCTGCACGGCGTAGGCGGCTGCACCCGCGCTGAGCAGCTGCTCCCATTCGGGCTTGGGTTTTTCCGCGCCGACGGCAATTTTGGAGATGACGGCGATGGCCATCGGCGCGAAGTCGGCGACTTTTTCCGCTTTTTTCATGC
The window above is part of the Neisseria bacilliformis genome. Proteins encoded here:
- a CDS encoding AMP-binding protein; this encodes MEKPWLNSYEPGINAEIDITRYKSITDVFAQSAAKFATKPAFQNMGKTLTYAETAKLIADFASYLQNVLKLPRGERIAIMLPNLLQYPVVLFGALQAGMVVVNTNPLYTPRELEHQLKDSGASVIVVLENFAATLQAVLPNTQVKHVIVASVGDMFGAIKGGIINFVVRKIKKMVPAYHIKNAIPFQTAMKQGAAQPFQKVELTRSDTAFLQYTGGTTGVAKGAVLSHGNICANMMQAAEWIKNRLRQGEETVIAALPLYHIFALTVNLMIFTDAGSKIVLITNPRDMKAFLGDMKKERVSVFVGVNTLFNSLVNNPAFAELDFNNLRLTLGGGMATQQAVAEKWKRITGTPIVEAYGLTEASPGVCCNPLNIETYSGGIGLPIPSTEIELRDSEGNTVPQGQPGEMWVKGPQVMQGYWNRPEETAKAIDPRGFLETGDIAVMDEKGWFKLVDRKKDLIVVSGFNVYPNEIEEVIAHNDKVLEVACIGVPSDKTGEALKVFVVKKDPSLTKEELTAFCRTELTAYKVPKDIEFRDELPKSNVGKILRRELKEAQK
- a CDS encoding NnrS family protein, with product MNTGQFFTHPMRPFFTAAAAAVVFGAAAFFLRSDVVVFHRLVFLQLLPVCAYSGFLLTAFPDWTDYKGRLKTIAFTLAAPLAFAALALPFFPQAAAFAVAAAWAILFSFCTWLAWRGRNTDQFAILLLLLLFALVQTTFACTADWRFLRTLVHLNIAAVMLVSFRVSVVLGAEALKSCRLKDPVFIPNFVYKNMAILFLLLYAAAELRLPPEAVGFMALAVGFVILAKLRELHHWELLRKHYVAFYYLIQLAAAAGYLWLGANTLLGRGQGAPLHLITLGAMCGAIMLVFLTAGLRHSGFARLDYPASARAAFACLAAAALSRAVLSAYHPLFLITVPAALAMAAFALYLYGFIPIFRAHAFSDDPDPE
- the ribBA gene encoding bifunctional 3,4-dihydroxy-2-butanone-4-phosphate synthase/GTP cyclohydrolase II yields the protein MTAAVSPIPEILADIKAGKMVIITDAEDRENEGDLIMAAQSVTPEAVNFMIKHARGLVCLPMADELVDRLNLPQMTQKNGAQYGTNFTVSIEAAQGISTGISAADRAHTIRTAVSPAVRPEDIVQPGHIFPLRAQKGGVLVRAGHTEAAVDLTRMCGLIPAGVICEILNDDGTMARMPELKKFAAEHNIKIGTIADLIEYRSRTESLLEEMGDSEIRTPWGAFRQHVYVDKLTGETHLALVKGRILPERETLVRVHEPFGVMDFLHTAPGHSWPLPAVLERLQTCESGVAILLHRTEDGASLLERTLPKNAFQIKKWDRKTYGIGAQILAGLGVKKMRVMGKPSSMNGLTGFGLEVEGFEEYAAPAAQ
- a CDS encoding ATP-binding cassette domain-containing protein; the encoded protein is MLAIEHLRFEILRDAVVRDFSLTLAAGEVKTLFGPSGCGKTTVLRLVAGLETPKSGRLENTFRKTGFLFQENRLLDNLTAMQNIAVFMERANEGEIVALAEKVGLTAGDLHKYPAELSGGMAKRVAFLRLMLCGCDLALLDEPFVGLDRDLRDILAAMLAEKIEREGWACLLVTHDRFEAARLSREILLLAPKGMGVEKTILLPEPLSVRGSAYEEAAVAREFGGIRYYE
- the dnaG gene encoding DNA primase; this encodes MIPSDFIDELLSKVDIVDIIDQQVPLKKSGANYMACCPFHKEKTPSFSVSPTKQFYHCFSCGAHGSAVGFVMEHQGLSFPEAVQYLADRVGMVVPQTRGRSDNPEARAQRKKTQQTLEETTAAAASFYAQQLKSSPAAQQYLNTRGLSAEIIAHYGLGYAPEGWQPLAQVFRPYPSSPLIDSGMVIHNEEQNRHYDRFRHRIMFPIRDIRGQVIGFGGRVLDDSKPKYLNSPDTPLFDKGKNLYGLYEARAAIKDAGRILVVEGYMDVVALSQFGIGYGVAALGTATTAEHVKILMRQTDDIYFCFDGDAAGRKAAWRALENALPQLKDGKSLHFLFLPEEHDPDSYVRAFGKAQFEDALIHQSKPLSEYFWYALSDGLNLNTQEGKAELVKKASPLLAQITAPALGFLLKQRLGEMVGIDPADLAVLLGQEMPQRRVQAKSYKLPAYTARQMRMPTLAQRLIRSLMANPAWAAHVELPDYLPPEEDAACLVDIADFIRSRPTLPDHAQIWEHFRGSRTETVLHTIYRQSGMTDYDDAGEEDETAFADGLAKLAKSLRAAQLDILKQKTAQGGLTPAEKKLLLQLLAER
- a CDS encoding potassium/proton antiporter, producing MESSVNTFFLIIALLLFISVVASRVSTRFGMPLLLVFLGVGMLAGDEGLGGIHFDNFAAANMIGQLALAVILLDGGLRTKFDSFRLALKPAAVLASWGVIATVALLGAFTTFFLHIDWRMGLLMAAIVGSTDAAAVFSLMRSSGVRLNSRILATLELESGCNDPMAILLVSALIGLIMNPAETGFSSMLTLLARQLGLGLLLGYLAGKVLARMLERIRLAEGLYAILIASGGLLVFATANLLGGSGFLAVYLAGVFIGNSRNSSTEHVLNVMDGLAWLAQASMFLVLGLLVSPARLLENGLHAVVIAAFLILVARPIAVWTSLKFFRYKPREVAYISWVGLRGAVPITLAIAPLMEGVPDALMLFDVAFAVVILSLLIQGTTIPFFARVLKVVLPPRPEPLAQREIWLADKLAVSLQSFKVEDGSEAAGSHPSAMTRDRFSDGQIFALIRGGQTVNVQPSTQMQAGDIVWYILDEKLGDDFAKQFAAADTAERNFFGAFNLNPDTIVGDLAEVYGLPVDEAERGLRLDELFRRHFGDMPVAGDRILIDGFQITVKELDNKAQIRLLGLKIPESGAAAA